The following proteins come from a genomic window of Leptospira dzoumogneensis:
- a CDS encoding AEC family transporter, translating into MSNFIVIGLCFLFGILIRTRKIFPSDSHKVINSFIISVSLPCMEFGPLRHASLDGNFLTFAAMPWVLFGSGFLFFSFFGKLLDWKESTIVCLCLSAGLGNTSFLGIPLIESYYSKDGLPTVLIIDQLGTFLTLAIPGTYLGTKARHALKSSESKSSLWKTLFTFPPFIALLISLASRPLSVPPELESAISSIGDTLIPLALFSVGYQLPGTIRINSEEPNAENPKRESDDSFRIRIPLLFGLVFKLLIGPIFVWLCFGTFFHYSEKNMGVDFFRNFKILIMESAMAPMITGSLLAAEWGLAPRLAVSLVGIGIPLSFLTTLGLYYLLENQAWTGTIFFGQ; encoded by the coding sequence ATGTCTAATTTTATAGTAATCGGACTTTGTTTTCTGTTCGGGATCTTGATCCGCACTAGAAAAATATTCCCTTCCGATTCCCATAAGGTTATCAATTCGTTTATCATCTCGGTTTCTCTTCCTTGTATGGAGTTCGGACCGCTGCGTCATGCTTCTCTGGATGGGAACTTCTTAACATTCGCGGCGATGCCTTGGGTGCTTTTTGGATCCGGATTTTTGTTTTTCAGCTTTTTCGGAAAGTTACTGGATTGGAAAGAAAGTACGATCGTATGCCTTTGCCTTTCCGCAGGACTAGGAAATACTTCCTTTTTAGGAATTCCATTGATAGAGTCCTATTACTCTAAAGATGGACTTCCTACAGTTCTGATCATAGACCAGCTTGGAACATTTCTCACTCTTGCCATTCCCGGAACTTATTTAGGAACAAAGGCAAGACACGCACTCAAATCCTCGGAAAGCAAGTCTTCTCTCTGGAAAACATTATTCACATTCCCTCCCTTCATCGCGTTATTGATTTCTCTGGCTTCTCGTCCTCTTTCCGTTCCTCCGGAACTTGAATCCGCGATCTCAAGTATCGGGGACACCCTCATTCCTTTGGCTCTTTTTTCAGTTGGATACCAACTTCCCGGGACCATTCGGATCAATTCCGAAGAACCAAATGCCGAAAATCCCAAGAGGGAATCAGACGATTCTTTTAGGATAAGAATTCCTTTGTTATTCGGCTTAGTATTTAAACTTCTTATAGGCCCCATCTTTGTATGGCTTTGTTTCGGAACATTCTTCCATTATTCCGAAAAGAATATGGGTGTGGATTTTTTCAGAAACTTTAAGATACTAATTATGGAATCGGCAATGGCTCCCATGATCACGGGAAGTCTTCTCGCAGCAGAATGGGGACTTGCACCTAGACTTGCCGTTTCCCTAGTCGGAATTGGAATACCGCTTTCTTTTCTAACGACCTTGGGATTGTATTACCTCCTGGAGAATCAGGCGTGGACTGGAACGATCTTTTTCGGGCAGTAA
- a CDS encoding SDR family oxidoreductase — translation MGSFFQDKVFLVTGASSGIGRALASELEKEGAFVGVIARRKEALKELKLSASHPERIFVFQADVMSESEMKKVVEEFRKKFKRIDGFIHNAGISMRGTAAETDIKIFRSIMDTNYFPLVFLYRLLESDLRQSEGHVVAISSIQGKFATQLRSGYAASKHAMQGFMDSIRLENAKTGIHVMTVCPGFVKTEISIKALAGDGTPHGIMDEGQKNGLEPESVAKKILKGIEKRKREIIPSKLKEKFGYFLSRISPKTLDKILVKVRIS, via the coding sequence ATGGGGTCGTTTTTTCAAGATAAGGTTTTTTTAGTCACCGGAGCAAGCTCAGGGATAGGCAGAGCTTTGGCTTCCGAGTTGGAAAAGGAAGGTGCCTTTGTAGGAGTTATCGCGAGAAGAAAAGAAGCCCTTAAGGAACTCAAACTTTCCGCTTCTCATCCTGAGAGGATTTTTGTTTTCCAAGCGGATGTAATGTCCGAATCTGAAATGAAAAAAGTAGTCGAAGAATTCCGTAAAAAATTCAAGAGAATAGACGGCTTTATTCATAATGCAGGGATCTCTATGAGAGGAACTGCGGCCGAGACAGATATAAAAATTTTCAGATCCATTATGGATACGAATTATTTTCCTTTAGTGTTCTTGTATCGACTTTTGGAATCGGATCTTCGCCAAAGCGAAGGGCATGTGGTGGCTATTTCTTCCATACAAGGAAAATTCGCGACTCAATTGAGATCCGGATATGCGGCTAGCAAACATGCGATGCAAGGTTTTATGGATAGTATCCGATTGGAAAACGCCAAAACGGGGATCCACGTTATGACTGTATGTCCAGGCTTTGTAAAAACTGAAATTTCGATTAAGGCTTTAGCGGGAGACGGAACTCCTCATGGAATTATGGATGAAGGTCAGAAGAACGGATTAGAGCCCGAGTCGGTCGCTAAAAAGATCTTAAAAGGAATAGAGAAAAGAAAAAGAGAGATCATTCCTTCCAAATTGAAGGAAAAATTCGGTTATTTTTTAAGCAGGATCTCACCTAAAACTTTGGATAAAATTCTAGTAAAGGTAAGGATTTCCTAA
- a CDS encoding M23 family metallopeptidase, with protein sequence MMIRSFAVFILSICFCPVFADTNENCDKKNICSSIETENQETSVYLQAKNLIPGTHITVYTAIEGSNIETEPQSPVSFVLNDPEKKKVLTFKKKENTEAPVSVAVLAVAYYGDLSAKHDETYVYTLPYEGKSWISVGYNSGEEHKGGGAYSLDFVLPEGTPLLAARDGVVVETEDKFTEGRRDPKLIDKANRIVIEHSDGTVAIYGHLKSKGVFVKPGEKVVAGQKIGLSGNTGFSTGPHLHFEVYKPEENRRKKSFATLFKTESEEKEYLSEENAYWTPDGKTPPGFPITNIEEFCISHSIPDPDKPSSCPDKLQAKRKFYLSIPIYKSGPYTFKAEFISLKTKKASFTFEEKIPGGINFEAWEIQPVLNAGKYKIKFYLEEKEIGEGSLQILP encoded by the coding sequence ATGATGATCCGAAGTTTCGCGGTATTTATTTTATCCATTTGTTTCTGCCCTGTATTTGCAGATACCAACGAAAACTGTGATAAAAAAAATATCTGTTCTTCAATCGAAACGGAGAACCAAGAAACTTCAGTTTATCTCCAAGCAAAAAATCTAATCCCTGGAACACATATCACGGTCTATACTGCAATCGAAGGTTCTAATATAGAAACGGAACCCCAAAGCCCGGTCTCATTCGTATTAAACGATCCGGAGAAGAAGAAGGTGCTAACCTTCAAAAAGAAAGAGAATACGGAAGCTCCTGTTTCGGTAGCAGTATTGGCAGTGGCCTATTACGGAGACTTATCCGCAAAACATGACGAAACCTACGTATACACTCTTCCCTACGAGGGAAAGTCTTGGATCTCAGTAGGTTATAATAGCGGAGAAGAACATAAAGGTGGAGGAGCTTATTCTCTCGACTTTGTTCTCCCGGAAGGAACTCCACTTTTAGCGGCAAGAGACGGGGTCGTAGTGGAAACAGAAGATAAATTTACGGAAGGAAGAAGAGACCCCAAGCTGATCGATAAAGCGAACCGGATCGTGATAGAACATTCGGACGGAACAGTTGCGATCTATGGACATCTAAAATCCAAAGGTGTATTCGTAAAACCTGGAGAGAAAGTAGTCGCAGGACAAAAGATCGGACTCTCCGGAAATACCGGATTCAGCACGGGACCTCATTTACATTTCGAAGTTTATAAACCGGAAGAGAACCGGAGAAAAAAAAGTTTTGCCACCTTATTCAAAACAGAATCGGAAGAAAAAGAATATCTAAGCGAAGAAAATGCTTACTGGACCCCGGATGGAAAAACTCCTCCCGGATTTCCGATCACAAATATAGAAGAATTTTGTATCAGTCATTCTATTCCGGACCCGGATAAACCTTCTTCTTGTCCCGATAAACTTCAGGCAAAACGTAAATTTTATCTTTCTATCCCGATCTATAAATCAGGGCCTTATACTTTTAAGGCGGAATTCATTTCCCTAAAAACGAAAAAGGCAAGTTTTACTTTCGAGGAAAAAATCCCAGGAGGGATCAATTTCGAAGCCTGGGAAATCCAACCGGTTCTGAACGCAGGAAAATATAAGATCAAATTCTATCTAGAAGAAAAAGAGATCGGGGAAGGATCCCTACAAATCCTTCCTTGA
- a CDS encoding DUF2889 domain-containing protein has translation MALSQLKQKIRYKDCGFQRRYESRYYWFPEESPPSCLIEVSQRDPYHDMTLYMLVNLATMKIMDLDVEEDRVPYETCPHAIKTYSYLIGEDISYNKIMRKFPEDKTIGCLHINELLQNAAQSFSSAYAFFLKERNFPPEWDEYRMYQGDLDPKSRREIGRHWWMKDKGVRNSCYSFSDRHETPELKQQVKPLDSITSLMVKEFRSARGT, from the coding sequence ATGGCACTTTCCCAATTAAAACAAAAGATCAGATATAAAGACTGCGGTTTCCAGCGCAGGTACGAAAGCAGATATTATTGGTTTCCGGAAGAAAGTCCTCCTAGTTGTCTGATAGAAGTCAGCCAAAGGGATCCGTATCACGACATGACATTATACATGTTAGTGAACTTAGCCACTATGAAAATTATGGATCTGGATGTGGAGGAAGATAGAGTTCCTTACGAAACTTGTCCTCATGCGATCAAAACATATTCTTATCTGATCGGAGAAGATATTTCTTATAATAAAATTATGAGAAAGTTCCCCGAAGATAAAACGATAGGTTGTCTTCATATAAACGAACTTCTACAAAATGCTGCCCAAAGTTTTTCTTCCGCGTATGCATTCTTCCTAAAGGAAAGAAATTTCCCACCTGAATGGGACGAATATAGAATGTACCAAGGTGACTTGGATCCGAAATCCAGAAGAGAGATAGGAAGGCATTGGTGGATGAAAGACAAAGGTGTCCGAAATTCCTGTTATAGTTTCTCCGATAGACATGAAACTCCTGAATTGAAGCAGCAGGTGAAACCTCTTGACAGCATCACATCATTGATGGTAAAAGAATTTCGCAGCGCCAGAGGAACATGA